The following are from one region of the Oncorhynchus masou masou isolate Uvic2021 chromosome 24, UVic_Omas_1.1, whole genome shotgun sequence genome:
- the LOC135513065 gene encoding epoxide hydrolase 4-like yields the protein MARVLNNLLLFTVRLTLKIRVLGYWSLIYGYCALCTAVALLKLWWSIILRPTATFQWGIRETPPACLNDTSLGTHCYVRIKESGLRFHYVAAGERGKPLMLFLHGFPEFWFSWRHQLREFKSEFRVVAIDMRGYGESDLPSSTESYRFDYLVTDVKDIVEYLGYNRCHLVGHDWGGTIAWLFAIHYPEMVTKLIVLNCPHPSVFSDYALRHPSQLLKSSYYFFFQLSRFPELMLSINDFKALKGLFTSRSTGIGRKGRWLTAEDMEAYLYAFSQPGALTGALNYYRNVFSSLPLSQNDVKSPVLLLWGERDAFLEQEMAEACRVYIRNHFRLNIISGASHWLQQDQPDIVNTLIWTFLKEGEGRKTYRN from the exons ATGGCGAGAGTGCTCAACAACTTGCTCCTGTTTACAGTCAGACTCACGCTAAAGATCCGAGTTTTAGGGTATTGGTCGTTGATATACGGTTATTGTGCTCTCTGCACTGCCGTAGCGCTGCTGAAACTTTGGTGGAGCATCATTTTAAGGCCGACAGCCACCTTTCAGTGGGGAATTCGCGAAACTCCCCCTGCTTGCTTGAATGACACGTCCTTGGGAACCCACTGTTACGTTAGAATAAAG GAGTCTGGTCTGAGGTTTCACTATGTcgctgctggagagagagggaaaccgctCATGCTGTTTTTGCATGGCTTCCCAGAGTTCTG GTTTTCCTGGCGCCACCAGCTGCGTGAGTTTAAGAGTGAGTTCCGTGTGGTGGCCATTGACATGCGAGGTTATGGGGAGTCCGACTTGCCGTCATCCACAGAGAGCTACCGCTTTGATTACCTGGTCACAGACGTCAAGGACATTGTCGAATACCTAG GTTACAACAGATGTCACCTGGTCGGCCATGATTGGGGAGGAACCATCGCCTGGCTGTTCGCCATCCACTACCCCGAGATGGTCACCAAACTCATCGTCCTAAACTGCCCCCATCCATCTGTCTTCAGTG ATTATGCCCTGCGTCATCCCAGTCAGCTGCTCAAGTCCAGCTACTACTTCTTCTTCCAGCTGTCTCGCTTCCCAGAGCTCATGCTCTCCATCAATGATTTCAAG GCACTGAAAGGTCTGTTCACCAGCCGTAGTACAGGGATTGGGAGGAAGGGTCGATGGCTCACTGCAGAGGACATGGAGGCCTATCTCTACGCCTTCTCCCAGCCAGGGGCCCTCACCGGGGCCCTCAACTACTACAGGAATGTCTTCAG TTCCCTCCCACTCAGCCAGAATGATGTCAAGTCCCCGGTGTTGTTGTTGTGGGGTGAGAGAGATGCCTTCCTGGAGCAGGAAATGGCTGAGGCGTGCCGTGTCTACATCAGGAATCACTTCCGACTCAACATCATCTCCGGGGCCAGCCACTGGCTACAGCAGGACCAGCCTGACATCGTCAACACACTCATATGGACCTTCCTCAAAGAGGGAGAGGGCCGCAAAACCTACAGGAACTGA